A region of the Rickettsiales bacterium genome:
AGCTGTGTTTCCTCAGAAATTCTAGTGCCAAGCCCACCTGCAAGTATTACTGCCTTCATAATTTATTTATTATTTCAATTAGAGAATTTTCGGTTGGAAATTCTGGATATATGATATTTGCGAAATTATAATTTGCAATAGAATCAGCAATCTGCTTGCTTAGAGTAACTGCAGAAAATTTTGATAAATCTATAAAATTATCAATAAATATTTTTGCCGTTCGCTCTGAAAAAAACACCACTAAACATTCTTGTAATGCTTGGATTTCCTTAATTTTTTCTTTAGATAATTTATTTTGTTTTGACTTATAAAAAATTTCTCTCTTATAGAAAAAATTTTCTGCAACGATTAATTTTTCAAGATTCCCTTTAGTTACATCAGCAGAAATATGAATAAATTTTTCACCTTTTGAAAAATTTTCTTTAATAAAATTTGCAATTGCAATCTCACCTGAAATTTTTGATTTCTTTTTATAGGCGGAAAAAACCCTCTGAAAACCTAATTTACTAGCAATTTCTGCTGAATTATCACCAGCGGTAATAATATTAAAATTTCTAATTTTTGTATTCTTTGAAAGGGCTTCTACCCCATTTGCAGAAGTAATAATCAGATTAGAATTTTCTGGAAAATTTATTTCTCTT
Encoded here:
- a CDS encoding uroporphyrinogen-III synthase, with the protein product MKPSIILTRPEKDNIKFSSKISEVNKGSNIINLPLIEIEILGREINFPENSNLIITSANGVEALSKNTKIRNFNIITAGDNSAEIASKLGFQRVFSAYKKKSKISGEIAIANFIKENFSKGEKFIHISADVTKGNLEKLIVAENFFYKREIFYKSKQNKLSKEKIKEIQALQECLVVFFSERTAKIFIDNFIDLSKFSAVTLSKQIADSIANYNFANIIYPEFPTENSLIEIINKL